The nucleotide sequence TTTGTTGTGACTTGTGATCAAGAGAGTTGATTTCTTTTTTCAGAGAATATGTGACCTACTAAGTAATAAACTATTCTACTCAGGGTAGtaaaacatttgttttgttttgcttttaaatggcaGGTGGCTAAAAGTAGATTTTATCttggttgcattttaaatattgtagatttttaatttttattaactaGTTAGAATTGTGATCGGTCCAGCTGCCCTTCAATTTTTCAGATTGGCTGCCCTTGTGTTGCTTCCTGCTGCTGGTTGTCTTATTCCCCAACTGAAATTACCTTCTGGTTAGCTTTCTATCATAAGGCTGTTGCTCTGGATTGAGGCTGGCTTTGTTTCTGCCCTGCCAATATCTAATGCCGTCCTGTTCTTCTGCTGGCATTCTCCAGGTATAAGTGCTCAGAGCAGATCCTTACCATCGCTGCCATGCTTTCAGTCAACAATGCCATTTTTTACCGGCCCAAGGACAAAGTGGTCCATGCTGATAATGCCCGCATGAACTTCTTCCTGCCTGGTGGGGACCACCTGGTTCTTCTCAATGTTTATAATCAGGTAAGGAAGAActtctaggaacataggaagctgccttatacagagtcaaactATTGGCCATCTAGCAAAGCCCCATCTAGAGTGACTGACAGTGgccttccagggtttcagagagggacGTTCCCATCCTTACCAGGAAATACCTGGATTGAACCTtagaccttcttcatgcaaaggtGGTCTACCCAGAGCTATGAACCTTTGCTTATGCTGTGCCTATGGAGTCAGGAAGGAGAGGGGCCTTTTGTTAATCCGTTTCAATTGAGTATCAGGCTAGCTCAGGGAAAGAGTTGGTGCAGTGGATGTGGATGACTTTCACATGCTTGGTTTGAGCAGATTGCTGTTTATAGTGGTAGTCTGCACCATGTTGCTAAGGAGTGTGATTACGTCTTCACTGCTAAAGCTCCTTAGAGCAGATTAAACAGATTTGGTTGGTGAATTTCAACCCTTCGGGTAGGAGGATTGATTAGATGGCCCCTTGAGATCCCTAAGAGACTCGCATCTAAGTGCATCGAGTTGCAAGAGAGTAAGTGCATGGCCTTTCTGTTTTAAGAGTGTATTTAGGCAAGAATCCTGTGTTAGGGGTTGAGGGTCTAGTCAACCCTGACTAGGAAAGGCTCATTGGCTGTTACGGCGAGAAATGAGGTACAATATTCCCTTGAGGGGCACCAGCTCTGTGGTTGTAATCAGGTCGGTGGGTGGATGGGAGCCCAAAAACTGGGACTTGGCTTAtacctctcctttccccctctctcagtgGGTGGAGTGTGGTTACTCCATGCAGTGGTGCTATGAGAACTTCATCCAGTTCCGCTCCATGAGACGAGCCCGGGACGTGCGAGAACAGCTGGAAGGGTTGATGGAGCGCATTGAAGTGGACATCACTTCCAGCGAGGGAGACTACATCCCAGTCCGCAAGGTACAGGCTCCCCGGCTTCCATTACTTCCTCCAGGGCTGCTTGTAAATGTGGTGGTTGCCACAGACATGCCTGTGTTCTGCAGATCTAGAGTTGGAGTGTGGGAACCCAGCATAGATTTGGGAGGCGAGGGAGCTCTGTTGTACTTGGGGAAGTTGTTCCATGCATAATAATTTAGTTAGATGAGACCCTGTGTGGGGAATAGCCCTCTGTTTCAACTTGACTTTGTTAAATTTCTGTGCATGAAATTGTGTTGCTAAATGTGTATTACGTAATCCAGAATGAAAGTGCACTGGAAACACAACCTACAACACTTTGTAGTAGTTTATCAGATCAAAGACTCTGCCACTCCTAAATATATCATACAGTTGATAGTCTGTACAGCAACACTGAGCATTTTTGATCACTTGAAATGCCAAGGAGTACAATTAGATGGCTGTGTCAAGCAGAGCAAGCCAGTCCCCGCCCCCCATTACATTTTTGGATCTTTTTCATTCTTGACTTTGACTCTTCTGCAGGCCATCACCGCTGGCTTCTTTTATCACACGGCCCGCCTGACCCGCAGTGGCTACAAGAGTGTCAAGCACCAGCAAACAGTGTTTGTCCACCCCAACAGTTCCCTGTTTGAAGAACAACCACGCTGGCTCATCTATCATGAGCTGGTCTTCACCACTAAAGAATTCATGAGACaggtaaaaaaaacccaccataatTCATGCTGGGACTCCTGGGGAGAACTTTTGAGATTATAACTTAAGCTAAGCCCTAAAGGAGACAGATGACCGGTAATTTTAGAAGCAATCAGTGTAACGTGGGTTGCATTCGCAAATCCAGCCTTGGTAACTGATATAGAGCTTGATGACGGTCTTGTGATGGGGGTAGTCTGTCTTTCCACTGTACTACTCTCCCAGTGAACAGCCACATCAAAACATATATTTTGAAtggaaaaggtcccaggttcagtctgtgACACGTCTAATTAAAAGGACCACAGGTAGTAGTGATCTCTGCAGGAGAGTGGCTGCTGGTCAGAGCAGATCATTGTAAGTTAGACCAAAGAGCTTCATGGGTGTAGAaacattattgtattttattgtgctCACTCTTTAGCAGGATCTATATAACGCTTTACAATGCATACCTTTTATGGggcacaggtggcactgtggtgtaaaccactgagccttggccttgctgatcagaaggtcggcaattcgaatccccacgacggggtgagctcccattgtttggtcccagctcctgccaacctagcagttcgaaagcacaccggtggaagtagataaataggtactgctccagtgggaaggtaaacgccgtttccgtgcgctgctctggttttgccagaagcggctttgtcatgctggccacatgacccggaaaaactgtctgcaggcaaacgttggctccctcagccagtaaagtgagatgagcgtcgtaACCCCAgtgtcgttcgcaactggacttgactgttaggggtcctttacctttttttatgtAACACtttggttttccccaaagaagaaAATGATCAGTGTGTCAGCTGACATTGAGTTGGGCCAACAATGAAATATCCTTTGTACCTTGCAGGTCATAGAGATTGACAGCACGTGGCTGTTGGAGGTGGCCCCGCATTACTACAAAGCCAAAGAGTTGGAGGATGCTTCCAACAAGAAGCTACCCAAGAAAGTGGGGAAGACCCGGGAGGAGCTGGGATAGGCGTCTTCTCAGTTATCTGCTTCTCCCCACCAACCCTGGGACACTTATTTGTACAGCTGTATAGTTTTGATGTCATTTCAAGGCATTGAATAAAACCTTTTTTCTACAAACCCTCATGGGTAAttgcttcccttctcttccttgaTAAGAGGAGGAAAGTCTCTTTGGAACTCATACAGCTATCTTGGACTGCAGTGTAGCTACTTAGCTACGGCTGTTTAAGCTACTATAGTTTGTCACTTTTGTTGGCTATATTCATGCTATGCAAGCATTTGCACATTTTGCAGGGGGTGTACATTAATTCATCTAGGTCTAATACAGAATACTATATAGCATTCACAGCAGTTCCCAGCTAATGCAGACAGCTAACCTACACTCTACGGCAATTCATACATTTTCTTGTGGTTGGACAGTTTGGTTAAGgatttacagtacagtggtgccccgctagacgaaaataatttgttctatgaattttttcgtctagcggttttttcgtctagcgaagcggcaatgacagccacgctccgctaaacggaaaaaaaggacgaaaattttttgtcttgcgaagcagccccattgactttttcgtcttgcggggcagcttccgctagacgaatgccgttcgtctagcgagtttttcgtctagcggggcaccactgtatataaagctGGTGGTCTGTGCTGCTGTAAAGTTAAAATTCTCTCAAGAACAAATGAATGCTGGAAATAATTCAGTGATATGTAAACATGTCCTTATTCTCTAACTTACTCTGCTTCCCCCTGACTAGCTAAACAACAAGTTAGCTTGTAGGACACTGACATTCTGCTTCCAAACCTTGGAAAGCTTGGCACAGCTCTCATTTTAAGATTCAGGATGCCTTAGTGACGTTTTTAAGCATCTTTGTAATCATTAAGATTAACATTTTCTCTTTAGCGAAAAGAAAGCTGACATTCTTAAGACTATTTCACAGTACCACCTTCTGTGCTCACACAATTGTGACATTTGACACCATACCTCAATAAAGCTTCCCAAAGATTGTACTAGCCGATGGGGGATTTACTAATGTAAAATCTGCTGTGCCTGTACTCAGTACAAAATCTACAATGTTGCTACAGGAAGCTGGAATGCCTGCCTTGTTTTTAGTTACATAGTAGAAAAAACCCTATGTATGATACAGAAATGTGTTGCAGAGAAATCTGAAataggcttttatttatttcatccagTGTGCgctggcaccctggggtgccttgaatgatggtcaggggtgccacaggcaacactggcctgcctctgtccctctttccttccctctgataCCCTCTTGAATCTCTACCTCCCCCAAAGGTTGTcaaagctgtttgttgcagcagccctggctataatctccccaggcgaatggtgcctctggggctggccaggaggtgcttcccaggcccctgtggggcattgtgaggaggcacctctctttcaGGGGGGACAGCttagagaccaggggtggcagcagcggctgcctggaggactcccaaggagaggggagtgtgtttgaaaaagggtgagaggcagccagctctgcaggcaagagatgacataactgggctcctgagtccctcaggggtgccgcagaaagaatgtagttggtcaagggaaccaTGGACTCAACaagattgaaaacctctgatTTATAGTGTCAACTCCATCTCTGTTTCTCTTAAGCCAAGGGTGACTGAGCTGTGGCCTGCCAGGTGCTGTCGGACTCtcttcccatcagctctagccaccatggccaatggtcagggatgatggaagttgtgtcTTAAGTTAGGTAACTGGTAGCTTATATTTATACTAATAACTTTCCTAGCCCATCCGAGGAATTGTTTTGATTAATACAATCATCCTTATAATGATTTTTAAGATACAATATAAAATCAACCATAAGTTTAGATTGGCGCTGGACAAAATTTTCATGCGGCTCAATTTTCAGTGCAAAGAAGCTCTTGCCAAGACAAGCCACCCTTTATGAAAAATTGTTTACACGTTATATGCCTTGATTCTGTCCCTTCTCGGCAAGCACTTTGATCCATAGAGGCATTCCTCATTTCATGGCGATCTTTATAAAGTGCTCCATGGTGACCATCGGCATCTGAAAGACGCCAACCCTTTTTGGCCATCTGCATGTGCCCTGAAAGACTGCCGAAACAGGGACTGCCTTTTCATGCTGCTGAAAAGGGTGTTGTGAAACGGGGGCCTCTGTTCTGAGTCAGTAGTTTAGACGCAAGTTGTGCTTCCACGATGGAGCCGCTTTATTCACCCAGACTTATTTTCAACATAAACCTTTTTATTATGTACAGATTAAATTACAACCATCTTTATACAGCGCTTGCTGGTGCAACTGACAGCATAGCCACATGGAAGGCAAAGCCCACGCTATTTATAGAGAGGCAACACCAATACACAATGAGCCACTAGTGGCATCCTGCCGCCACACACACATAGTGTCAATGAGCTGAGAGACATGACTAGCGAGAGGGCTGGACTTTAGCTATCCCTACAGCCTAGTGGTGCTTCCTGCTGCTTGCCAGCCAGAATTGATAACAGCAGGAGCAGTGACGGCTTCTGTTCTGACAGGCCCAGGCCCAACAACGAGGCTACGACAAGCTTTTTCAACTTGTTCAGGGGAGGCTCGGATGGCATGAGCTGCAAGGGGGGAAAAGGCAGGAATTAGGCTGGTGAGTATAAAAGATCTTTGTCTCTAGAACCAAGCAAAGTGAAGGGGTGGCAGGTGCGGGGAGGGAGAGAGTGTTTCTACTCTCCCCTGCAGGTGGTATTCATGCACCAACACTCACCTTGCTTACCCTGTGACACTTAATCAACCCTTGTGAATCTAAGTAGAAAGTGGAATAGGCATCATAGGTCCTGGAgaggaatttttttataaaaaaaaaaattaggcaaaaGATCACTTGGGCGACGTCTTCCAACAAATAACAGCATGAAAGTACACGTTTTGAATATATTACCGCATCTGAAAGGCTCAGCTCATGCTAACAGCCCTCAAGCAGCACCCAAATAAGCAGAATACACTATTTTTCTTAAGACTTTCCCATAGCTACTTAACCCTAGCCATAGCAAGCCAGTctaaatacagtggcaccttggttctcaaacggcttgcCTCCCGAACAAATGGGCTCCCGAACTCTGCAAACCTGaaagtaaatgttccagtttgtgaacgtttatcggaagctgaacatccgacgcagcttctgcttgagtgcaggaagctcctgcagccaatcggaagccatgccttggttttcgaacagtttcaggaATCGAActgactcccggaacggattaagttcaagaaacaaggtgccactgtacagtaCAGTGCTTTCAGAAGACTAGCCCTGGTGTAAGAATTCCATTAAGACAGAGCAAGATGGTTACCTtttcacttccttccccccccccctcccaaaaaacgaTAGAAGCACGTCAAAAGCCCTAGTTCTGATGCCAGGGTTTACACAAGATGGTACATTTGTCTGGGGCTGCTCAGCTCTAAAGAGACTGCTACCCCAAAGGAGATAACTCACCTGTACAGCTCACTCTTATCCTTCTTGTAGAAGCGCAAAAGGAATACATGGAAAGGCAGCCCTTTAATCCGCCACCGGGCTTGGATGCTCCAGTTCTCAGAGTGCTGTGTCACCTTCAGCACCTCCATGTGCAAACTGGCAAAGTAGTTCCAAGCCAAGAAACGGCAGAAGGTCAGCGCTAGCTGGTACATGGTTCGGCCGCTGGTGATGGGAGGCAGAGAGGTGAAGAGAATGGAAAGGTCAGACTGGCATAGGAAATAAAGACacactttcccccaccctcccagatAGGGAATGACCTAGTCCTCTCAGCCCTACCGAGACAGATGATTCACACTGCCATCTCAAGCAGAACGACATATCTTGAACTTACCTTTCTGTTCATCCCTGCAGGTTTAGACAAAAGCAGTACAGTTCCAGCCATAACTCCTGGAAAGCTGATTAAGAAGGTTCCCCCAACCATTCTTCCTTCCCTAAATAGACCAAGGGTAGCCAGCCTTTTGGGGGCCCATTTGTAAGCTAGAGAAACTGTTGTGAGCACTCCACACAAATCACCACCTTTTCAGCCAACTACAACATAGGGCTTTTTTCAAGCTTAATTTCAGGTGTGGGAGAGGGCCCTATAGGAAGGTCTCTGCGGACACTGGCAACCCCCGATCAGCTTGCTCACTCACTCAGGGGCAAGTTGACACATGCCTTTTAGCCCCCGAGGACTACAACAAAGACTCACACATGAAACAGATCAAATGCCACGGATAACTCATGTAATCTCGCATTAAACAAAAtgcttgttgggggtgggggaaagaagaggaaaCATACAAATTCTGCTACAAGTTAGTAATTAATTCACAAATATTTGGGAATTAGACCTTTGAGCATATGATCCCCTGCCACAGAACAGCTAGATGCTGAAGGCAACCAAGGGATTTCAGAGGATAACTGAAGTAGCATCAATTGTTGGGGATGTTTCAGTAAGCTGAAGCAAGAACATCCAACCAATATCAGAGCACAGGGATGAGGGTCCAAAGCTCTTTCCTCATACAGTTGTTTCTTCCAACATGCTCTCAGGCAGAAGCAACACTTCACCGTATTACAAGGGGCCCATGCTAGAAGGGAGCCCTGTATATCTACGTTCATGCTCACCTCAAATTCAATGGAAAGGTATTTGCCAAACAGCATAGGCACATGAGAgtccatttcaaaatattcagagacgtgggtggcgctgtggtctaaaccacagagcctagggcttgcggatcagaaggtcggcggtttgaatccccgcgacggggtgagctcccattgctcggtccctgctcctgcctacctagcagtttgaaagcacgtcaaagtgcaagtagataaataggtaccgctccggcaggaaggtaaacagcgtttccatgcgctgctctggttcgccagaagcggcttagtcatgctggccacatgatccggaaaaactgtctgcggacaaatgtcagctccctcggccagtaaagcgagatgagtgcgcaaccccagagtcgtttgcgactgaacctaacggtcaggggtaccttcacctttacctaagGCATGACTCCGGGAAGCCCAGCCTGAGCTCTTTATTGCTCTTGCTGTGTGTCTGCAGCGTGATGCCGTTTGCCAAGCGCCACATCCAACGTGAACAGGACAGGGTATGTAATTATAAGACAAAATAGATGCAATAGATGGGGAATTGTGAGAGAAACCTTGCCCTAAAGACAGGCTGATGAAAAGTGGGGtggattttaataaataaaatacaaaagatgAGGTAGAGTGCCAGCTAGGGCACTGGGACAGGTGCCATTTTGGCAAGATTTGAGTACTGCCCAGTGAATATAGCAAGCCGCTTCTGCCGGTGATTCAGACTGTCTAGGTTCTGCCTGCTTTCTTGAGTCCTCAAGACGGTCAGAAGGCTGCCATTATCTTTGGGATGCTTCCCACAGAGAGCCAGATAACTTCTGCTATGCAACCATTAGATCTTCAACTTACACAAGGGATAGAAGGGATTGTTTTCTTTCATCTACTTTAAACGTCTCACAGAACCTTTCCCCCCGTCATCAGAGAGCAGATCATTCAGCCGGCAGGCATCCCCCCCTCAAATCCCTTCACCGTTCCTAGAACTGACCGTGTCCTCAGATGCAGAATCTCATTGATGAACTCTACTTCCTGGGAGTAGATTCCATAGTCGTGGGTCTTCAAAAAGAAGTATGGTAACtggaggagcgggggggggggggagagaaaacaaaaacaatgaactATGAAACATTCCCAGCCCAGCTGCAGGCTTCCAGTGCTACCTTCAAAAAACTTCCCCGTCCTCAGCTTTCACATATATAGTACGTGGCTAACAGCTCTTTCTTCCTCAATTCAGATTGTGGGCTCTTTGGCCTAGGTTTGACCCAGGGGAGTGGGAACATACTCTTGGTTAATTCCAATGCGAAAACCTCAACTTTGTATGTGGAAATTTACAGTTTAAAATCTGATATTCTGAATCAGCCTTCcatgcacaaatataaaatagaATTGGAATATACACTTTAGTAAGAAAGTGGGCCAGGATTCTGAGACTCGTGCACATAACAAAACTTTTCCTGCATGGATGGGACTTGTTACGTGCTGGATATTGATCCCCTGGCTTTCATGAGTAGCTCCAGGAGGTGGTTGTAAGAGGAGAACTCCAAGCTACTTCTTGGGTTTTTTGGATCTCTGCCTTGAACTCCAGCCTCATTACAAAAGAGGCTTTTAGAAGTCAAATACTCAGGCCCTTAAAATATAAAATCCTACACTTAAATTTCAAGTTTTCAGTTCTCAGTGGTATTTCTTTACTGCTATAATTTCTAGGCCCTCCAGGGTCTCAAGCAGGCAGGGGTTTTTCCCACCGCCTGTTGCCTGTGACAGTGAGGCTTCCTCACTGAGGCTACTTCCACCCTACTCCTCACCCCTCCACCCCTACCAATAACAAAGATAAATAAGGTGGCTGGAAGTCATCCAAAGAGATGTAGAAAGATTCATGTGTTACTTCTCAATGTGGCAGGCATTTCCACTAAGACTGggtacataccatacatttaaagcacatgactctccCCTGCccaaccctgggaactgtagttgttaagggtgctgggaattataggtcTGATgggagaactacaattcccaagattcttggggggcgggcgggaaggaatgtgctttaaatatctgTTGTGTAAGCAGCCCAAGCCAGTTTTGCGTGATAAATTATTTGTGTCTTCTCATGAAGGGAAGACACTAGAACAAAGAAAGCACTGCAGACAAGGGTTGTGGCATAGAAGATTTCAGATCTTAGTACACAAAACTAACATTCATGATATTCACCATGTAAAAACCACCTCAGGGTGACTTTAtctcataaattattattattattaattgaatttatataccgcccaatacccaggggtctcagggcagttcacagaatagaatcaagatataaaaccacaaaatacctaataaaaataaaagcaacaacccaacagctatcccgcccccccccaaaaaaaaagccattttaaaagggcataggatgtaaatcagatcaaccaaaggcctggttaaaaaggaatgtttttgcctggtgcctaaaggtgtgtaatgaaggcaccaggcgaacatccctggggacagcattccacaaacggggagccactgcagagaaggcctcgtctcgtgttgccaccctccggacctcttgagtaGTAAACGCTGAACCTAACCTCCAAGTATGTTAAGATGAGGAACAAGAAGAGGCCCTTAACTCCTGCCCAAGCCACACAGAACAGAACCCAGCCTGCTATGCCACTCCTTATTCCAATATTGAGTTCAGAATATACTAGCCTGCTTTTGGGAAGTCTTCCAGCCCTagcaaagcaaaagcaataaGCCCCATAACAGGACAAGATCCCCCATCTATACCTCTTTCCGTAGTTTCTGATGCATGACTGCAAGATGCTCTTCCATGCTGGGGTCATCCCTTTCTGAAGAACTAACTGGGGAGGGAGTCCCGGTAGTAGCCCTGAAAGGTGCAAGGGGACCCAGTGCTACGTCTGAAGCCTGGTAAGGCGATCGGTACTGCCAGCCGTGGAAAAGGCTGTGCAGGGAGTCTAAAGAGGCACCGTCCAGCCCTTTGCTCTCTTGCACCGCAATGTCGTCCTCTTGCCTCCCGTTCACCAGGGTGATGGCGCCCTCCATGCCCTCTGGTGGGGAAAGCACAGCGGGGTGGGGAAGGACTCTAGTCTCTAGATAATGCATTGGCGGGCAAAGGCTGGTCTTCAGTTTCGTACTGTTGATAACGGCAAAGTTGTCCCCAGGAGGTGCAGGCAGGACGGTGGGAACTTCTGGTGGGTTCTTGGTGAAGAGGGAGTGGAATGTCGGTCCTATGGAACCGGAAGAGACTAGCCCTGGAGGTAGTTTGTCCCATAAGCCATCCAGGTCCTAGAATAAAAGAAGGTATTTGAGGACAATTAAATCTAGGtagcccagctgtgcccctggaACTCCTGAGAAGTGAAAGAAGCTTGCAAAAGCacctaaatcaggcttcctcaaacttggccctccatctgttttcagactacaattcccatcatccctgaccactggtcctgctagctagggatcatgggagttgtaggccaaaaacatctggagggccgagtttgaggaagcctgacctaaaTTATCCTCCTGAGCCACCCGACCTCACTTGACAAAATAACTAACATCCacgggaaaagaaagaaagattgcttCATCTGTGTAATgtataaaatcacaatatttgtttgttttattgggagTGAAATTGGGTTATAAACACAATTAAGTCATACTGACATCctgctttttatttctctttttaaaatttctatactgcccttcatttgaggatcacaatataaagacacaaaaatacaaatcacagtgacaaacaaaaacaataaagcccTACACACAggccctcaaagcagcttacaacaagaTGGGGAAAACTAATTATATACTAATATATGAAAGGCTAAGCAATACTCCAAAAAATTTACACCATGGCATAGAATAAACAAAGAGGGGATGAACAAAGGTCCATTTTCTTCACTGACACAATGGTGGAAAGTGCTCCAATGACTagggagaaagcctttgatagtTGCAAAACGACCACTGATTGAGCTACCTACACTGGCAAACATGGAGGGCAGAACTCCTCTTCCCAAGTATTCAAAGGATGTACAGTAAACCCGCAACTTATGCGGAGGTTACATTCTGgggatcacacctaaagccaaaatcacatttagtcaaaacacattgggtgcaacgGCAGGTAGGATTGCTAAagtctctccccgcccccgccagATGTCTGTCCCCTTTTcaattgtttaaaaacaaaaacaaaaaaactgccaagcacataaagctgaatgtgcacaactGCGCATAAGATGTGGGTTTACGCTAGGTGATAGCCTGCCTCCCACACACCTCTAACCTGAACTTAACCAAATGAGATGAACTCCAAGCATAATCAAATGTTCATCAGAGCTTCTGCTGGAGAACCACAGTGAGTGACCACTGGGTGACAATATGATAGAGAAAAGTGAAACAATTTGCAATTGGCTTTGCTAATTTCAACAGTCTTGACGGTTAGAACTCCATTTTGCTAAGTTACTTTGAGAAGCAAGAGGGAGGAACTGGTGCACCAAGGCTCCCCTTTCTTATTTCTAAAAAGGCACATTAAGAAGTCCTACAGCCTCAGCCACCATTCTCCCCTTAAGGCCtcagctctttttaaaaacccacataaATGGGAAGTGTGGCAAGATTTGACACAAAACTGACAACTGCTAAGTTACTGGTTCTGGCACCAGGCCTATATAAGGATCTAAAGAGAACAGTCCCATATTCCTTTCTTCAATTCCTGCACCAGCCAGTTCCCATCTCCCAGGCTACCTTGGTATTCAGCGAGAATAGAACTGTTTTAGATATTTCACATCCTCACACCAGCTCACATCAGTTAAGTTGATGCTGAAGAAATACAACCTGTGCTGTTAATAATTGTTGCCTTTGTGCtgtatagggacgtgggtggcgctgtgggttaaaccacaagctctggcttgcagatcagaaggtcagcggttcaaatccccgcgacagggtgagctcccgttgctcggtcccagctcctgcccacttagcagtttgaaagcatgtcaaagtgcaagtagataaataggtaccactccggcgggaaggtaaatagcatttccttgcgctgctctggttcgccagaagtggcttagtcatgctggccacatgacctggaagctgtacgccggctccctcagccaatgaagcgagatgagcgccgcaaccccagagtcgtcaaaaactggacctaatggtcaggggtccctttacctttttgtgcTGTATGGGTTGCACATCAGTTAAGTGGCCATTTTTTGTGTTCAGCATTGCACAGAAACTGAAACACAAGATAGTGCAAAGTAAAAATGCCTAGCAACAATATCAGAGGCAGAACCTGGTATTTTGAAAATGTCAGTTTTCCAGTTGCCATAAAAGCAGGGCAAAACCTGAAAACGTGTGGGCAGAGCTTAGGGAAGCTTCACAGACTAAGATGGTATCCAGTGATCAGTCAGTAAGTCCCACTTCAGCAATCTGCCCTTGCCTACAGATACTATTCCATGCTTCCGCACTGTTTGTTGTCTATCTTggggacaatggaagagtgcgccttcagggatgaagtcaaaccattggaaagttacagtgcttgctgtggctgtagagccgGATACGGGAGAGGCATGTTTTATTGTAGGTGGggcacaggaagctgtctgctTTTGCTGCTCCGGGTGCACCACGACATTTCTTCTCTGTCCTCCTTACAAGTAGTCACTCCTCCTCCTGTCACTGCTATATAGCTCATCTTAGAACAGCCCCCAACCCAAGCCCTTCTTGT is from Lacerta agilis isolate rLacAgi1 chromosome 2, rLacAgi1.pri, whole genome shotgun sequence and encodes:
- the C2H6orf136 gene encoding uncharacterized protein C6orf136 homolog, coding for MYQRSRAVAGRLGPRCPWRWGGSGRLRLGHGDAARCCYRARPKDLDGLWDKLPPGLVSSGSIGPTFHSLFTKNPPEVPTVLPAPPGDNFAVINSTKLKTSLCPPMHYLETRVLPHPAVLSPPEGMEGAITLVNGRQEDDIAVQESKGLDGASLDSLHSLFHGWQYRSPYQASDVALGPLAPFRATTGTPSPVSSSERDDPSMEEHLAVMHQKLRKELPYFFLKTHDYGIYSQEVEFINEILHLRTRGRTMYQLALTFCRFLAWNYFASLHMEVLKVTQHSENWSIQARWRIKGLPFHVFLLRFYKKDKSELYRTYDAYSTFYLDSQGLIKCHRVSKLMPSEPPLNKLKKLVVASLLGLGLSEQKPSLLLLLSILAGKQQEAPLGCRDS